In a genomic window of Myxococcales bacterium:
- a CDS encoding DUF1329 domain-containing protein has product MVKWFLLRHTRISALTLSLICALSTATAVAQEDAGGAGPTFKEGDVIDFERIDAVRQFLPEDFWNNRDFFFYPGMQLEIGPFYRDYSQADAFQSKTIRNKGDSRIGPGNSLENYVNGEPFPMEDIDCLGDPQAGTKIMWNFDYRWNGAGNTASFFYSYWDRGEELPLYYEGDGRVVILSHRVEPAYDKQAGDIFRGEKRKNAFGIEVSAPFDARGIMLMSYRYKSADRPTSEAKNDDTWVYLPTLRRVRRISTAQRTDSISGTDFTFDDLNSFAGIVTQYTWECLGEMDILAPSNTKVKAFPYDRNHNFGPYGLSFADDRWEMRHAVKVRFTPNNADHPYHHKDIYIDKDTLNALYSFAYDQKEELWKIIWHNKRWSEDELTPDWYGGWEGVEKPLDQRIISDIIANVQTGTGNRIEFWDANGSPFKSKGKIRRYIDIGRLTKGR; this is encoded by the coding sequence ATGGTGAAATGGTTCTTGCTCAGGCACACGCGGATCTCCGCCTTGACCCTCAGCTTGATATGCGCGTTATCGACGGCGACCGCCGTCGCGCAAGAAGACGCCGGCGGCGCCGGGCCGACTTTCAAGGAAGGCGATGTGATCGACTTCGAACGCATCGATGCGGTCAGGCAGTTTCTCCCGGAGGACTTCTGGAACAATCGCGACTTCTTCTTCTACCCCGGGATGCAACTCGAGATCGGTCCGTTCTACCGCGACTACAGTCAGGCTGACGCTTTCCAATCCAAAACCATCAGGAACAAAGGCGATTCGCGCATCGGCCCGGGCAATAGCCTCGAAAACTACGTCAATGGCGAGCCCTTTCCGATGGAAGACATCGATTGCCTTGGCGACCCCCAGGCGGGAACGAAGATCATGTGGAACTTCGACTACCGTTGGAACGGGGCGGGGAATACTGCGTCGTTCTTCTATTCGTATTGGGACCGCGGCGAAGAGCTTCCCCTTTACTACGAGGGCGACGGCAGGGTGGTCATTCTGTCCCACCGGGTCGAGCCCGCCTACGACAAGCAGGCCGGCGACATCTTCCGAGGGGAAAAGCGCAAGAATGCGTTCGGGATCGAGGTCTCGGCACCCTTCGATGCCCGGGGCATCATGCTCATGAGCTATCGCTACAAGAGCGCCGACCGACCCACCAGCGAGGCGAAGAACGACGATACCTGGGTCTATCTCCCGACCCTGCGTCGGGTGCGGCGCATCTCCACGGCCCAACGCACGGACTCGATCTCGGGCACTGATTTTACCTTTGACGATCTCAACAGCTTTGCCGGCATCGTGACCCAGTACACCTGGGAGTGTTTGGGTGAGATGGACATTCTCGCTCCGTCCAACACCAAGGTGAAAGCCTTCCCCTACGACCGAAATCACAACTTCGGTCCCTACGGATTGTCGTTCGCGGACGATCGCTGGGAGATGCGGCACGCCGTGAAGGTGCGCTTCACTCCCAACAACGCCGATCACCCTTATCACCACAAAGACATCTACATCGACAAGGACACCCTCAACGCACTCTATTCGTTCGCCTACGATCAGAAGGAAGAGTTGTGGAAGATTATCTGGCACAACAAGCGCTGGAGCGAAGACGAGTTGACGCCAGATTGGTATGGTGGTTGGGAGGGCGTCGAGAAGCCGCTGGACCAGCGGATCATCAGTGACATTATTGCCAACGTACAGACCGGCACGGGAAATCGCATCGAGTTCTGGGACGCCAACGGCTCGCCCTTCAAGAGCAAGGGCAAGATTCGGCGATACATCGACATTGGGCGCCTGACCAAGGGGCGCTGA